One stretch of Leadbetterella byssophila DSM 17132 DNA includes these proteins:
- a CDS encoding ROK family transcriptional regulator produces the protein MPTIADKRAGETKESAVESKKIKHKKNILKYLYFEKKKSIAELSEALFISIPTLTSHVEELLEEKWLIGEEVDTKKQGRNPTIYSLDPRYKHVLVVDVTTHDTRAVLLNFRNEIIEEQIFELGVTNDQGFRSQILEIINDCLYRYSERNVEVVAVGLTFPGLINKQTGQNRTYVGLNSENTTLSEVISSQWNVPVYVLNDSKATVFGESVFGVGKDEQHVLSINVDWGVGLAVVINGQIFNGASGFAGELGHVQVNPEGELCSCGKIGCLDTVASASSLLNKVKKGLSNGVVSSLSKYRDKPEEITLEKVIDAAANGDGFSIDTLYNIGLELGKGLSVAVHLFNPQIIVIDGVLSKAGNLIVNPVEFAINRYCLPDFKEGLMIKVTELGDTAKILGMNAFVAKRLFKNE, from the coding sequence ATGCCAACAATAGCTGATAAAAGAGCCGGTGAAACTAAAGAGTCTGCAGTAGAGTCCAAAAAGATTAAGCACAAGAAGAACATTCTTAAATATCTTTATTTTGAGAAAAAGAAGAGTATAGCGGAATTATCAGAGGCTTTATTTATTAGTATACCTACTTTAACCTCACATGTAGAGGAATTATTAGAAGAAAAATGGCTTATTGGCGAGGAGGTAGATACAAAAAAACAAGGCAGAAATCCGACCATCTATTCTTTAGATCCTAGATATAAGCACGTGCTTGTGGTGGATGTAACTACACATGACACTAGAGCCGTGTTATTGAATTTCAGAAACGAAATTATTGAAGAGCAGATTTTTGAACTGGGTGTTACAAATGATCAAGGTTTCCGATCCCAGATTCTGGAAATCATCAATGACTGTTTATACCGATATAGTGAAAGAAATGTGGAAGTGGTGGCCGTGGGCTTGACATTTCCGGGTTTGATTAATAAGCAGACCGGGCAAAACAGAACCTATGTAGGATTAAATTCTGAAAACACCACTTTGAGTGAGGTGATATCTTCTCAATGGAATGTTCCGGTGTATGTATTGAATGACTCCAAAGCTACAGTTTTTGGTGAGTCTGTATTTGGTGTAGGTAAAGATGAACAACATGTTTTATCTATAAACGTAGACTGGGGTGTAGGTTTGGCAGTGGTCATTAATGGGCAAATCTTTAACGGGGCATCTGGTTTTGCCGGAGAATTAGGGCACGTGCAAGTTAATCCGGAAGGGGAGTTGTGCAGTTGTGGAAAGATTGGTTGCTTAGATACCGTGGCTTCTGCTTCTTCTTTGCTTAATAAAGTTAAGAAGGGCTTGAGTAATGGAGTAGTTTCTTCTTTGTCCAAATACAGGGATAAGCCGGAGGAGATCACTTTGGAAAAGGTGATTGATGCCGCTGCAAATGGGGACGGATTCTCCATAGATACCTTATATAATATAGGACTAGAGTTAGGTAAGGGTTTGTCTGTGGCCGTTCACCTATTTAACCCACAAATCATAGTGATTGACGGGGTCTTGTCGAAAGCTGGTAATTTGATTGTGAATCCCGTAGAATTTGCCATTAATCGTTATTGTTTGCCGGATTTTAAAGAAGGCTTGATGATAAAGGTAACGGAATTAGGAGACACGGCAAAGATCTTAGGTATGAATGCTTTTGTGGCAAAAAGACTATTTAAGAATGAATAG
- a CDS encoding glycoside hydrolase family 125 protein: MNRREFVAGSAAVMLMGFKSPEEFPVVRVAKGKRKFQSPAIEKTIERLSSKIADKELAWMFENCFPNTLDTTVEFSYIDGRPDTFVITGDIDAMWLRDSTAQVWPYIPLAKGAKDIRDLLIGVVNRQVKCILFDPYANAFYKDAKKGEWFSDHTDMKPGIHERKWEIDSLCYPIRLSYGLWKQAGETSIFDEKWYEACLSIFRTFVEQQRLEDRGPYRFGRTTAWSTDTVPGNGYGNRTLPNGMIHSIFRPSDDATVYPYLIPANFFAVVSLRQAAEILVHIYNKKEEAKRFEDLAGQVEAAIYKYGVSKHPVMGEVLVMEADGFGNVLFQDDANVPNLLALPYLGAVEASDPLYKRTRAFVLSSYNPYFFQGKAGEGVGSPHTLENQIWPIGVIMRAMTSNSDEEISAQLKILKSSHAGTGFMHESFDKDDSNKFTRKWFAWANTLFGELILKMESERPHILKKKL, translated from the coding sequence ATGAATAGAAGAGAATTTGTGGCCGGTAGTGCTGCAGTGATGTTGATGGGATTCAAGAGTCCAGAAGAATTTCCTGTGGTTAGAGTGGCCAAGGGAAAGAGAAAGTTTCAAAGTCCGGCTATAGAAAAGACCATTGAGAGACTTTCTAGTAAGATAGCCGACAAGGAACTGGCCTGGATGTTCGAAAACTGTTTTCCCAATACATTAGACACTACGGTAGAATTCTCTTATATAGATGGAAGACCAGATACTTTTGTCATCACGGGTGATATCGATGCCATGTGGTTACGAGATAGTACGGCACAGGTTTGGCCTTATATTCCTTTAGCAAAAGGGGCGAAGGATATTCGTGATCTTTTGATAGGTGTAGTTAATCGACAAGTGAAATGTATCCTTTTTGATCCTTATGCCAATGCTTTTTATAAGGATGCTAAAAAAGGGGAATGGTTTTCTGATCATACGGACATGAAACCGGGGATACATGAGAGAAAGTGGGAGATTGATTCTTTGTGTTATCCTATCCGACTAAGTTATGGTTTATGGAAGCAGGCTGGAGAAACCAGTATATTTGATGAGAAGTGGTACGAAGCTTGTCTATCTATATTTAGGACGTTTGTAGAACAGCAGAGATTAGAAGATAGAGGGCCATATAGGTTTGGCAGAACCACGGCCTGGTCCACAGATACTGTTCCGGGGAATGGATATGGAAACAGAACCTTACCAAACGGTATGATTCATTCTATCTTTCGTCCTTCAGATGACGCTACCGTTTATCCTTATTTAATTCCTGCAAATTTCTTCGCTGTTGTCAGCCTGCGTCAGGCTGCAGAGATTCTTGTGCATATATATAATAAGAAAGAGGAGGCAAAGAGATTCGAAGACCTGGCTGGACAGGTGGAGGCTGCTATATATAAATATGGAGTGTCTAAGCATCCTGTAATGGGGGAAGTATTGGTGATGGAAGCGGACGGTTTTGGAAATGTACTATTCCAGGATGATGCGAATGTTCCGAATCTTTTGGCTTTGCCCTACCTAGGTGCTGTAGAGGCAAGTGATCCCTTATATAAAAGGACGCGAGCCTTCGTGTTGAGTTCCTATAATCCATACTTCTTCCAGGGTAAGGCAGGAGAAGGAGTGGGTAGTCCCCATACCTTAGAAAATCAAATCTGGCCAATAGGTGTGATCATGAGGGCTATGACCTCTAATTCTGATGAAGAGATAAGCGCCCAACTAAAAATTCTAAAATCTAGTCATGCAGGAACTGGATTTATGCACGAATCTTTCGATAAAGATGATTCAAATAAGTTTACTAGGAAGTGGTTTGCATGGGCAAATACCCTTTTTGGAGAATTAATTTTAAAAATGGAGAGCGAGAGACCTCATATTTTAAAAAAGAAACTCTAG
- the ltrA gene encoding group II intron reverse transcriptase/maturase, which yields MLEEILHIRNVKHAVDRVISNGGASGVDGMQIDNLRDYLNTHWQSLRSDILSGTYRPQAVRKVEIPKASGGKRMLGIPTVIDRVIQQSISQWLGLKYEGDFHDNSYGFRPNRNAHQAVSKAQEYLNLGYTWVVELDLEQFFDQVNHDILMHLLSKKITDHRVLALIGKYLRCGIMDHGLEQKRTKGTPQGSPLSPLLSNIILNELDRELSSRGHRFVRYADDCSIYTRSNKSATRIMGNITSYIESTLKLKVNREKSKVSRPSQSSLLGFSFFKTQGDWQIRISAKSIERVREKLRQNTRRNTVTPMHERLTKLRQIIHGWVDYFRIATNKKVMVALDELVRRRLRVLLWKQWKTAGNRIRNLMKLGAKRWLAYQHANTRKSYTRTGTSPILQTTLTNSYFTKLGYEGFADYYYWRTTHQTTLF from the coding sequence ATGTTGGAAGAGATATTACACATCCGAAATGTCAAACACGCAGTTGATCGTGTCATCTCTAATGGAGGTGCTAGCGGAGTTGATGGTATGCAGATCGATAATCTTCGTGACTACCTTAACACGCACTGGCAATCCCTGCGCTCGGATATTCTCTCTGGCACTTACCGCCCACAAGCTGTTCGGAAAGTAGAGATTCCCAAAGCAAGTGGGGGCAAGCGTATGCTGGGTATCCCAACGGTCATCGACCGTGTTATTCAGCAAAGCATTTCCCAATGGCTTGGATTAAAGTATGAGGGTGATTTTCACGATAACAGCTACGGCTTCCGTCCGAATCGTAATGCTCATCAGGCCGTCAGTAAAGCGCAAGAGTATCTGAACTTGGGCTACACGTGGGTCGTTGAACTTGATTTGGAACAATTCTTCGATCAAGTGAACCACGACATACTGATGCATCTTTTGAGCAAGAAGATTACGGATCATCGAGTCCTAGCCCTGATCGGGAAATACCTTCGTTGTGGGATTATGGATCATGGTCTTGAACAAAAGCGAACCAAGGGCACACCACAGGGTAGTCCTTTAAGTCCACTTTTGTCAAACATCATCCTGAACGAACTGGACAGGGAACTCAGCTCCCGTGGACATCGATTTGTACGCTATGCGGATGACTGTAGTATCTACACGAGGAGTAATAAATCCGCAACTCGTATTATGGGCAACATCACCAGCTACATCGAATCTACACTAAAGCTGAAGGTGAACCGTGAAAAGAGTAAGGTAAGCAGACCTTCCCAAAGTAGCTTACTCGGCTTTAGTTTCTTCAAAACTCAAGGAGATTGGCAGATTCGTATCTCTGCAAAGAGTATCGAACGAGTCCGAGAGAAGTTACGTCAAAATACTAGACGTAATACAGTTACTCCTATGCATGAGCGACTGACTAAACTACGGCAAATTATTCACGGCTGGGTGGATTACTTTCGTATAGCAACGAATAAGAAGGTGATGGTAGCACTAGATGAACTAGTGCGAAGACGCTTGCGTGTTCTTCTTTGGAAACAATGGAAGACCGCAGGTAATCGAATTCGTAACTTAATGAAACTGGGAGCCAAACGCTGGCTTGCCTATCAACATGCGAACACCCGTAAATCCTATACCCGAACAGGGACAAGTCCTATCCTTCAAACAACGCTAACAAACTCATACTTTACTAAACTAGGCTACGAAGGATTTGCAGACTACTATTACTGGAGAACAACACATCAAACGACGTTATTCTAA
- the ltrA gene encoding group II intron reverse transcriptase/maturase, whose product MLEEILHIRNVKHAVDRVISNGGASGVDGMQIDNLRDYLNTHWQSLRSDILSGTYRPQAVRKVEIPKASGGKRMLGIPTVIDRVIQQSISQWLGLKYEGDFHDNSYGFRPNRNAHQAVIKAQEYLNLGYTWVVELDLEQFFDQVNHDILMHLLSKKITDRRVLALIGKYLRCGIMDHGLEQKRTKGTPQGSPLSPLLSNIILNELDTELSSRGHRFVRYADDCSIYAKSNKSATRIMRNITSYIESTLKLKVNREKSKVSKPSQSSLLGFSFFKTQGDWQIRISAKSIERIREKLRQNTRRNTATPMHERLTKLRQIIHGWVDYFRIATNKKVMVTLDELVRRRLRVLLWKQWKTAGNRIRNLMKLGAKRWLAYQHANTRKSYTRTGTSPIVQTTLTNSYFTKLGYEGFADYYYWRTTHQTTLF is encoded by the coding sequence ATGTTGGAAGAGATATTACACATCCGAAATGTCAAACACGCAGTTGATCGTGTCATCTCTAATGGAGGTGCTAGCGGAGTTGATGGTATGCAGATCGATAATCTTCGTGACTACCTTAACACGCACTGGCAATCCCTGCGATCGGATATTCTCTCTGGCACTTACCGCCCACAAGCTGTTCGGAAAGTAGAGATTCCCAAAGCAAGTGGCGGCAAGCGTATGCTGGGTATCCCAACGGTCATCGACCGTGTTATTCAGCAAAGCATTTCCCAATGGCTTGGGTTAAAGTATGAGGGTGATTTTCACGATAACAGCTACGGCTTCCGTCCGAATCGTAATGCTCATCAGGCCGTCATTAAAGCGCAAGAGTATCTGAACTTGGGCTACACGTGGGTCGTTGAACTTGATTTGGAACAATTCTTCGATCAAGTGAACCACGACATACTGATGCATCTTTTGAGCAAGAAGATTACGGATCGTCGAGTCCTAGCGCTGATCGGGAAATACCTTCGTTGTGGGATTATGGATCATGGTCTTGAACAAAAGCGAACCAAGGGCACACCACAGGGCAGTCCTTTAAGTCCACTTTTGTCAAACATCATCCTGAACGAACTGGATACGGAACTCAGCTCCCGTGGACATCGATTTGTACGTTATGCGGATGACTGTAGTATCTACGCGAAGAGCAATAAATCCGCCACTCGTATTATGCGCAACATCACCAGTTACATCGAATCTACACTAAAACTGAAAGTGAACCGTGAAAAGAGTAAGGTAAGCAAACCTTCCCAAAGTAGTTTACTCGGCTTTAGTTTCTTCAAAACTCAAGGAGATTGGCAGATTCGTATCTCTGCAAAGAGTATCGAACGAATCCGAGAGAAGTTACGTCAAAATACTCGACGTAATACAGCTACTCCTATGCATGAGCGACTGACTAAACTACGGCAAATTATTCACGGCTGGGTGGATTACTTTCGTATAGCAACGAATAAGAAGGTGATGGTAACACTAGATGAACTAGTGCGAAGACGCTTGCGTGTTCTGCTTTGGAAGCAATGGAAGACCGCAGGTAATCGAATTCGGAACTTAATGAAACTGGGAGCCAAACGCTGGCTTGCCTACCAACATGCGAACACCCGTAAATCCTATACTCGGACAGGGACAAGCCCTATCGTTCAAACAACGCTAACAAACTCATACTTTACTAAATTAGGTTACGAAGGATTTGCAGACTACTATTACTGGAGAACAACGCATCAAACGACGTTATTCTAA
- a CDS encoding TerC family protein translates to MEDLFTSAALTSVFTITLLEIILGVDNIIFISVIAGKLPSKEEKKARNWGILLAMAFRLLLLLGLGFVLQLQTPLFYLDDLGLPWHLGISGKDLLILGGGLFLLYKTTYELHHKLEGEDGDKTSTGKSAATLSRAIFDILLINIIFSVDSIITAIGMTTIISVMAASIILSSGVMLIFAKPIGDFVEKHPTVKILALSFLLLIGTLLVAEAFYVHVPKGYVYFAMAFSFFVELLNMKMRKNTTPVQLKKHVAEDR, encoded by the coding sequence ATGGAAGATTTATTCACCTCTGCTGCTCTTACAAGTGTTTTTACCATTACCCTTCTTGAAATTATTCTAGGAGTGGATAATATCATCTTTATTTCAGTGATAGCAGGTAAACTTCCATCTAAGGAAGAAAAGAAAGCAAGGAACTGGGGAATTTTACTGGCGATGGCTTTTCGTTTGCTTTTGCTGTTAGGACTAGGATTTGTCTTGCAATTACAGACTCCTCTTTTTTATTTAGATGATTTGGGGCTTCCTTGGCACTTAGGTATTTCTGGTAAGGATTTGCTTATTCTAGGTGGGGGATTATTCTTGCTTTACAAAACTACCTACGAGCTTCACCATAAATTGGAAGGCGAAGATGGTGATAAAACAAGTACTGGTAAATCTGCAGCCACTCTCAGTCGGGCTATATTTGATATCCTGCTTATCAATATTATCTTTTCTGTAGACTCCATTATAACGGCAATTGGTATGACCACCATTATTTCGGTTATGGCTGCATCTATTATTCTCTCTTCAGGGGTTATGTTGATTTTTGCCAAGCCCATTGGTGATTTTGTAGAAAAACATCCTACCGTTAAAATTTTGGCACTTTCCTTCCTATTATTGATAGGTACTTTATTAGTAGCAGAAGCTTTCTATGTTCATGTTCCTAAAGGTTATGTTTATTTCGCAATGGCCTTCTCTTTCTTCGTGGAGTTACTTAATATGAAAATGAGAAAGAATACTACCCCTGTCCAATTGAAAAAGCATGTTGCGGAAGATCGTTAA
- a CDS encoding lysophospholipid acyltransferase family protein, which produces MKSWNRWGTELCHLWADLFFFISGLWVQVDYRFVPNKKDTYIFVANHFSYLDIAMGMKVVRNYFCYMGKSSVKKVPLLGYMFRKLHIQVDRSDKSSRMRSYKMSLKALHSGRSLFIMPEGGIISKHIPKMHQPFKDGAFALAIETKTPIVPISFLNLYEIMPADRIFWDWPRVIVHPPLSVEGKSVEELKLEVYEIIQAEVDAYRQRNHQENS; this is translated from the coding sequence GTGAAGTCCTGGAATAGATGGGGAACGGAACTTTGCCACCTTTGGGCTGATCTATTCTTCTTCATTTCAGGATTATGGGTGCAGGTGGACTATCGCTTTGTGCCAAATAAAAAGGACACCTACATTTTTGTAGCCAATCATTTTTCGTACCTGGATATCGCTATGGGTATGAAAGTAGTCAGGAACTATTTCTGCTACATGGGTAAGAGTTCAGTAAAGAAAGTGCCGTTATTAGGATATATGTTTAGGAAATTGCATATACAGGTGGATCGGTCTGATAAATCGTCGCGTATGCGTTCTTATAAAATGTCTCTTAAAGCTCTTCATTCAGGAAGAAGCTTATTTATTATGCCGGAGGGGGGAATTATAAGCAAGCACATACCTAAAATGCATCAACCTTTTAAAGATGGGGCCTTTGCATTAGCGATAGAGACCAAAACGCCCATTGTTCCAATATCTTTCTTAAATTTGTATGAAATAATGCCCGCTGATCGAATCTTTTGGGATTGGCCTAGGGTTATTGTTCATCCTCCCCTTTCCGTGGAAGGAAAGAGTGTTGAGGAGTTGAAATTGGAAGTGTACGAAATCATTCAAGCGGAAGTAGATGCCTATCGACAAAGAAACCATCAAGAAAATAGCTAA
- the gatC gene encoding Asp-tRNA(Asn)/Glu-tRNA(Gln) amidotransferase subunit GatC, translating into MPIDKETIKKIANLARLELSPEEELQLAQDADQILNWIQQLEEVDTSGVIPMTHIHANVNDFRSDIAHNGLSREEGLKNAPSHDGEYFKVNKVL; encoded by the coding sequence ATGCCTATCGACAAAGAAACCATCAAGAAAATAGCTAATTTGGCCCGACTAGAACTTAGTCCGGAAGAAGAATTACAATTAGCTCAGGATGCGGATCAGATTCTGAACTGGATCCAACAATTAGAAGAGGTAGATACCAGTGGTGTTATTCCAATGACTCATATACATGCAAATGTGAACGATTTTCGGTCGGACATTGCACATAATGGTTTAAGTAGAGAGGAAGGGCTCAAGAATGCTCCTTCTCACGATGGAGAATATTTTAAGGTTAACAAGGTGCTATAA
- a CDS encoding LysR substrate-binding domain-containing protein — MNIQQLQYIIALDRYKNFTKASQACFITQATMSTMIRRLEEELKVVIFDRKANPIITTDIGKEIIAEAEKALVHIKRMTEVAKEDVYEGPVRIGIIPTVANSLLPKVLKPWMEEFPNLEFIISESTTEHLISQLKEDQLDFGIVSTPIQAKGFYTEVLYYEPLKVYGRISTNKKYLASSDLQNETNWLLEDGHCIKDQIMSYCSLQNKDNQLSNLRFQSHSFETLLNMVDSFGGLTILPDLYIQNLPEEFQSRIMEFEKPYPVREVSLIAYRTEVKSNLGKELAEKIRETVNLDIPLKDALVLQAK; from the coding sequence ATGAATATCCAGCAATTACAATACATCATCGCTTTAGATCGCTATAAAAACTTTACTAAAGCCTCTCAGGCCTGCTTTATTACTCAAGCCACCATGAGTACTATGATCCGCCGATTAGAAGAAGAGTTGAAAGTAGTCATCTTTGATAGGAAGGCCAATCCCATCATTACCACGGATATTGGTAAGGAAATCATTGCCGAGGCGGAAAAAGCTTTGGTACATATCAAAAGAATGACAGAAGTAGCCAAAGAGGATGTCTACGAAGGCCCTGTAAGAATAGGTATCATCCCTACAGTGGCGAATTCACTTCTACCCAAAGTGTTAAAACCCTGGATGGAAGAATTCCCTAATCTGGAGTTTATTATCTCTGAAAGCACTACTGAACATTTGATTAGTCAATTAAAAGAGGACCAACTAGACTTTGGAATTGTCTCTACTCCTATACAAGCTAAAGGATTCTATACCGAAGTGCTCTATTATGAACCCCTGAAAGTGTATGGAAGAATAAGTACCAATAAAAAGTATCTAGCTTCTTCCGACTTACAAAACGAGACGAATTGGCTGTTAGAAGACGGTCATTGTATAAAAGATCAAATCATGAGTTATTGTTCACTGCAGAACAAAGATAATCAGTTGAGCAACCTACGATTCCAATCACACTCGTTCGAAACTCTCCTGAATATGGTGGATAGTTTTGGAGGATTAACCATTTTACCGGATCTGTACATACAAAATCTACCGGAGGAATTTCAAAGTAGAATAATGGAATTTGAGAAGCCTTATCCTGTGAGAGAAGTTAGCTTGATTGCGTACCGTACTGAAGTAAAATCTAATCTTGGGAAAGAACTAGCAGAGAAGATAAGGGAAACGGTTAATTTAGATATACCACTGAAAGACGCATTGGTGCTACAAGCAAAGTAG
- the katG gene encoding catalase/peroxidase HPI: MENISGDISKCPFHNGTMDKEKISTEGTQNSHWWPNSLSLDILRQHSPLVDPNDEGFNYQEEFKTLDLEAVKKDIAALMTDSQDWWPADFGHYGPFFIRMAWHSAGTYRLQDGRGGAGRGQQRFAPLNSWPDNANLDKARRLLWPVKQKYGRKLSWADLMILTGNVALETMGFKTLGFGGGRADVWEADKDIYWGDEKEWVASHRNPEALANPLAATEMGLIYVNPEGPDRNPDPLLAAKAIRKTFGNMGMNDEETVALIAGGHTFGKTHGAGDAAHVGPEPEAADMELQGLGWISSFGSGKGADTITSGLEVTWTSTPTKWSNNFFWNLFGYDWELTKSPAGAHQWIPKHGAGANSVPKAHNKEEREAPAMLTTDLALRFDPIYEKISRRFYENPDEFADAFAKAWFKLTHRDMGPKSRYLGPEVPAEDFIWQDPLPKADYEAIDDVDVAQLKAKIAASGLTVSEMVSTAWASASTFRGSDKRGGANGARVRLAPQKFWAVNNPTQLSSVLDKLEAIQNEFNATSGSKKVSLADLIVLAGNVGVETAAKNAGVDITVPFAKGRVDATQEQTDIEQFSFMEPFADGFRNYLKVKTSTSTESLLVDKAQLLTLTIPEMTVLVGGMRVLGTNYDNSKHGVFTDKVGTLTNEFFTNLLDMSTVWKATDETKELFQGTDRKSGELKWTGTRYDLVFGSHSELRAIAEVYASADAKEKFVKDFVKAWTKVMNLDRFDLQ; the protein is encoded by the coding sequence ATGGAAAACATTTCAGGCGACATTAGCAAATGTCCATTTCACAATGGGACGATGGATAAGGAAAAAATTAGCACTGAAGGTACTCAAAACTCGCATTGGTGGCCCAATAGCTTGAGTCTTGATATCTTACGTCAACATTCTCCACTAGTAGACCCTAACGATGAGGGATTCAATTATCAGGAAGAGTTTAAAACCTTGGATCTAGAGGCTGTAAAAAAGGATATCGCAGCTTTGATGACAGACTCTCAAGATTGGTGGCCAGCTGATTTTGGACATTATGGTCCATTCTTTATTCGTATGGCGTGGCATAGTGCCGGTACCTACCGTTTACAAGACGGTCGTGGCGGTGCCGGTCGTGGACAACAGCGTTTTGCTCCTTTGAACAGCTGGCCTGATAATGCCAACTTAGATAAAGCTCGTAGATTACTTTGGCCAGTTAAACAAAAATACGGTAGAAAGTTGTCATGGGCTGACCTAATGATCTTAACCGGTAATGTGGCATTGGAAACTATGGGCTTCAAAACTCTTGGTTTCGGTGGCGGTAGAGCTGACGTTTGGGAAGCTGACAAAGATATTTACTGGGGAGATGAGAAAGAGTGGGTGGCTTCTCACCGTAACCCGGAAGCTTTAGCTAATCCATTAGCTGCAACTGAAATGGGTCTAATCTATGTTAACCCGGAAGGTCCAGATCGTAACCCAGATCCACTATTGGCCGCTAAAGCTATTCGTAAGACTTTCGGAAACATGGGTATGAATGATGAAGAAACTGTAGCGCTTATCGCCGGTGGACACACATTTGGTAAAACTCACGGAGCAGGAGATGCTGCACATGTAGGTCCGGAACCTGAAGCAGCTGATATGGAACTTCAAGGCTTAGGATGGATCAGTAGCTTTGGCTCAGGTAAAGGTGCAGATACCATTACAAGTGGTTTGGAAGTTACTTGGACAAGTACTCCTACAAAATGGTCAAACAACTTCTTCTGGAACTTATTTGGATACGATTGGGAATTAACTAAGAGTCCTGCAGGTGCTCATCAGTGGATACCTAAGCATGGAGCGGGTGCTAATTCTGTACCAAAAGCTCACAACAAAGAAGAAAGAGAAGCTCCTGCTATGTTAACTACTGACTTGGCGCTTCGCTTTGATCCCATCTACGAAAAGATTTCTAGACGTTTCTACGAAAATCCGGATGAGTTTGCTGATGCTTTTGCTAAAGCATGGTTTAAACTTACTCACCGTGATATGGGTCCTAAATCTCGCTATCTAGGTCCTGAGGTTCCTGCTGAAGATTTTATCTGGCAAGACCCACTTCCAAAAGCAGATTATGAAGCTATTGACGATGTAGATGTAGCACAATTGAAGGCAAAAATTGCTGCTTCAGGTTTAACCGTGTCTGAAATGGTTTCTACAGCCTGGGCATCTGCTTCTACTTTCAGAGGATCTGACAAGAGAGGTGGAGCAAACGGTGCGAGAGTTCGTTTAGCTCCTCAGAAATTCTGGGCGGTGAATAACCCAACTCAATTATCAAGCGTATTAGATAAACTAGAAGCAATCCAAAATGAATTCAATGCTACTTCAGGTAGCAAAAAGGTTTCTCTAGCTGACTTGATCGTACTTGCAGGTAATGTAGGTGTGGAAACCGCTGCTAAAAATGCAGGAGTGGACATCACAGTACCATTTGCTAAAGGAAGAGTTGATGCTACTCAAGAGCAAACTGACATAGAACAATTCAGCTTCATGGAGCCATTTGCTGATGGATTCCGTAACTACTTGAAAGTAAAAACTTCTACATCTACAGAAAGTCTATTGGTAGACAAAGCTCAATTACTAACACTAACTATTCCTGAAATGACAGTTCTAGTTGGTGGTATGAGAGTGCTAGGAACCAACTATGACAATTCTAAACATGGTGTATTTACGGATAAAGTAGGAACACTTACGAATGAGTTCTTTACTAATTTACTAGATATGTCTACCGTATGGAAGGCAACTGACGAAACCAAGGAACTATTCCAAGGAACGGATAGAAAATCTGGTGAATTGAAATGGACAGGTACTCGTTACGACTTAGTATTTGGTTCTCATTCAGAACTAAGAGCCATAGCTGAAGTTTATGCAAGTGCTGATGCGAAAGAGAAGTTTGTAAAAGACTTCGTTAAAGCATGGACTAAAGTGATGAATCTAGATCGTTTTGATTTACAATAA